A single region of the Pseudomonas granadensis genome encodes:
- a CDS encoding nuclear transport factor 2 family protein, with product MTKTRLLIGFLCAFNGYAMAAPAAAEKDVAQAVDHLTQAMLHKDIAELNALTAPNLTYGHSSGKVQDKKEFIADIETGRSAFKTLEMQKQTITLSGDTALVRNHFSAQALKGTEVVPTEIENFQIWQKQQGKWLLIGRQAFKF from the coding sequence ATGACCAAGACCCGACTTCTGATCGGCTTTCTCTGCGCCTTCAATGGTTACGCCATGGCCGCGCCTGCTGCGGCGGAAAAAGACGTCGCCCAGGCCGTGGACCATCTGACGCAGGCGATGCTGCACAAGGACATCGCCGAACTGAACGCCCTCACCGCCCCCAACCTGACCTACGGCCATTCCAGCGGCAAGGTCCAGGACAAGAAGGAATTCATCGCCGACATCGAAACTGGCCGAAGCGCGTTCAAGACTCTGGAAATGCAAAAGCAGACCATCACGCTGTCCGGCGATACCGCGCTGGTGCGCAACCACTTTTCGGCGCAGGCGTTGAAGGGGACCGAGGTGGTGCCGACCGAGATCGAGAACTTTCAGATCTGGCAAAAGCAGCAGGGCAAGTGGTTGCTGATTGGGCGACAGGCGTTCAAGTTTTGA
- the mqo gene encoding malate dehydrogenase (quinone) yields the protein MFKKVNTALLGLALAMGMTSANADEAKKVDVLLIGGGIMSTTLGVWINELEPSWSMEMVERLDGVAQESSNGWNNAGTGHSALAELNYTPEDDKGNVTIPKAVEINEAFQVSRQFWAWQVQQGVLKNPRSFINTTPHMSFVWGDDNIKFLKKRYEALQASPLFAGMQYSEDPAVIKKWVPLMMEGRDPNQKIAATWSPLGTDMNFGEITRQFAAHLQTKPNFDLKLSSEVEDITKNADGTWRVSYKNLKDGTKTETDAKFVFIGAGGGALHLLQKSGIPEAKEYGGFPVGGSFLVTENPTIAEQHLAKAYGKASVGSPPMSVPHLDTRVLDGKRVILFGPFATFSTKFLKEGSYLDLLTSTTTHNIWPMTKVGIKEYPLVEYLAGQLMLSDEDRMNALKEYFPNAKAEDWRLWQAGQRVQIIKRDEAAGGVLKLGTEIVAAQDGSIAGLLGASPGASTAAPIMLSVLQKVFKDKVASPEWQAKLHQIVPSYGTQLNSDPAKVAAEWAYTARILELPTPPVIGQAAAPAAGAAAEKAPAMKDNAARDMAL from the coding sequence ATGTTTAAGAAAGTGAACACAGCCTTGCTGGGTCTGGCTTTGGCAATGGGGATGACATCCGCCAATGCTGACGAAGCAAAGAAAGTCGACGTCCTGCTGATCGGCGGCGGCATCATGAGCACCACCCTGGGTGTGTGGATCAATGAGCTGGAGCCGAGCTGGTCGATGGAAATGGTCGAGCGCCTCGATGGCGTCGCCCAGGAAAGCTCCAACGGCTGGAACAACGCCGGTACCGGCCACTCGGCACTGGCCGAGCTGAACTACACCCCGGAAGACGACAAAGGCAACGTAACGATCCCGAAAGCCGTCGAGATCAACGAAGCGTTCCAGGTGTCCCGTCAGTTCTGGGCCTGGCAGGTTCAGCAGGGCGTTCTGAAGAACCCTCGCTCGTTCATCAACACTACACCGCACATGAGCTTCGTGTGGGGCGATGACAACATCAAGTTCCTGAAAAAGCGCTACGAAGCCCTGCAGGCGAGCCCGCTGTTCGCCGGTATGCAGTACTCCGAAGACCCGGCTGTGATCAAGAAGTGGGTCCCGCTGATGATGGAAGGGCGTGACCCGAACCAGAAAATCGCGGCCACCTGGAGCCCGCTGGGTACCGACATGAACTTCGGCGAAATCACCCGCCAGTTCGCCGCGCACCTGCAGACAAAGCCTAACTTCGATCTGAAACTGTCGAGCGAAGTCGAGGACATCACCAAGAACGCCGATGGCACCTGGCGCGTCAGCTACAAAAACCTCAAGGACGGCACCAAAACCGAAACCGACGCCAAGTTCGTGTTCATCGGCGCTGGCGGCGGTGCCCTGCACCTGCTGCAGAAGTCGGGCATTCCTGAAGCCAAGGAATACGGTGGCTTCCCGGTCGGCGGTTCGTTCCTCGTGACCGAAAACCCGACCATTGCTGAACAGCATCTGGCCAAGGCTTACGGTAAAGCTTCGGTGGGTTCGCCACCGATGTCGGTTCCGCACCTGGACACCCGTGTCCTGGACGGCAAGCGCGTGATCCTCTTTGGCCCATTCGCGACCTTCAGCACCAAGTTCCTCAAGGAAGGTTCGTACCTGGACCTTCTGACGAGCACCACCACGCACAACATCTGGCCGATGACCAAGGTTGGCATCAAGGAATACCCGCTGGTCGAGTACCTTGCCGGCCAACTGATGCTGTCGGATGAAGACCGCATGAACGCGCTCAAGGAATACTTCCCGAACGCCAAAGCCGAAGACTGGCGCCTGTGGCAAGCCGGCCAGCGCGTGCAGATCATCAAGCGTGATGAAGCAGCAGGCGGCGTGCTGAAACTGGGTACCGAAATCGTTGCCGCTCAGGACGGCTCCATCGCCGGCCTGCTGGGCGCATCGCCAGGCGCGTCGACCGCTGCACCGATCATGCTGAGCGTGCTGCAGAAAGTCTTCAAAGACAAAGTCGCCTCCCCTGAATGGCAAGCCAAGCTGCACCAGATCGTTCCAAGCTACGGCACTCAGCTGAACAGCGATCCGGCCAAAGTGGCCGCGGAATGGGCTTACACCGCCAGGATCCTCGAACTGCCGACGCCTCCGGTGATCGGTCAGGCCGCTGCTCCGGCTGCCGGCGCTGCGGCTGAAAAAGCCCCGGCTATGAAGGACAACGCTGCACGCGACATGGCGCTCTAA
- a CDS encoding nuclear transport factor 2 family protein → MTELTLQAPVAESLQRWHEMIRSGNLRALPELLDAQAVFRSPMAHTPYPGAPVVSMILNTVFEVFEDFQYHRELASADGLNVILEFSARVGTKELKGIDMIRFDEHGKIVEFEVMVRPLSGLQALGEEMGQRLGAYLAKAKA, encoded by the coding sequence ATGACAGAGCTGACCCTGCAAGCCCCCGTCGCCGAATCCCTGCAGCGCTGGCACGAGATGATCCGCAGCGGCAACCTGCGCGCCCTGCCCGAATTGCTCGACGCCCAGGCCGTGTTTCGCTCACCGATGGCCCACACGCCCTACCCCGGCGCGCCAGTGGTGTCGATGATCCTCAATACGGTGTTCGAGGTTTTCGAGGATTTTCAATATCACCGCGAGCTGGCCAGTGCCGATGGGCTCAATGTGATTCTCGAATTCAGTGCCAGGGTCGGTACGAAAGAGCTCAAAGGCATCGACATGATTCGCTTCGATGAGCACGGCAAGATTGTCGAGTTTGAAGTGATGGTGCGGCCGTTGAGCGGCTTGCAGGCGCTGGGTGAAGAGATGGGCCAGCGGCTGGGGGCTTATCTGGCCAAAGCCAAGGCTTGA